The genomic interval CGTGACCCTGCCGGTTGGCCAGCATCGACGCCCGGACCTCACGGGCGTGAGCCTCGTCGTCGGTCTCGACGAACCGCCGGCGCTTGTCGTGTTGTCGACGGGAGCCACACCGGGGACACTGGCTTGTCGCCTGCTCGCCCTCGACGATCCAGAGGGCGCTGCACTCGCTACACCCCACGACGGCGTACATACACCGGGGTTTGGCCCGCTGCCGATTGAACGTTCGGATCACCCGCTGGATTTAGGCCGGTCGCCGTCGACCGCTCTCGTATGGAGGAAGTTCCCCAGGCAGCCAGCGAGACCGTCGAAGCGGTCGACGGCGTCCACCTGACGCAACTGGCCGTCGGTGAGCGGATGAGCGCCCAGCAAGTCCACATCGAACCCGGTGCAGTCGTCCCGGAACACAGCCACGAACACGAGCAGATCGGCTTCGTCGTCCGGGGAGCCTGTACGTTCTGTATCGGCGACGAGGAGTTCGTCATCAGTTCGGGAGACTCCTACGTGATCCCCAGCGACGAACCACACCGCGTCGAGAACCGGACCGACGAACCGATGACCGGCATCGACGTGTTCAGCCCGCCGCGGGCGAACCCCGATTGGCGCGACTGAGCGCGGGCCCCTAGTGGTTTGTAGGAGCACGCCTAAGCTGGGCCGATGAACCGAATCGGCGTCTCGGTGGCCGTCCTCGCACTCGTGCTCGCCGGCTGTAGCGGGTTCGGGGGTCAGGGAGCACCCGAGCGACTGACGCCAGCGCCGATCCCCACCGACGACGCCCAGTACCCGCCCGGCGTCTCCGAGCGGGCGATCGAGCCGGGCGTCCTGGCGCGCTCGCACGAGGGGTCGCTCCGGACGAGCAGCTACACGCTGACGACTCGCCAGCGAATCGAAGGCGACGACGGCGAGGTGTTACGCCGGACGAACCGCTCGCGGCTGGTGGCGAAAAACGCCAGTAGCTACCGGGGCTACTTCCTCCAGAACACGACCGAGTACCCCAGCGCCGGCCTCACGACGCGGGTCGACTACTGGACCAACGGGAGCGTCGTCGCGACCCGGTACGAGGAGCGAACCGGCCGCCGGTCGCTGCACATGTGGCCCGCAGACAGCGTCGATTCGGTGACCGATCTGACCGGCCGCCAGCGGCTGGAAGCGGTGCTCGAAGCGGTCGACGTGCGAATCGCGCGCCACGAACCCGACGGCGATGTCGTCCTGGTGGGCTCGGACTTTGTCGACCGTGACCGACTCATCCGGCCGCTGTTCGTCAGCCACCCGACGAACGTCAGCGTCCAGTTGCGGGTCCGCTCGGACGGGACGGTCGTCGCGAAACGGATCGGCTACGACGCCACGCTCAGCGGCCGGGACATCCGGATCGTCCGGACGACACGCCTCAGTAACGAAGGCGAGACGACGGTCGACCGGCCGGCCTGGGTCGCGAACGCGACGATGGAGACGGAGGAATAGCGGACCGTCGGTAGTTACGCGAGCTTCCCGATGTTCCCGTAAACCTCCGATTTACGGGCGCACGAAAAGTTGGCGTCGCCAACGTTTCGATGTTCTGGCGGTGGAACCGCCAGAGGACGAGAAACTGGCTTCAGGCCAGTTTCTCGATGTTCTCGACGACCTTGTCGGCGAACTCGCTCGTCGCGAGCTTCGTGCCGCCCTCGATCTGGCGTTCGAGGTCGTAGGTGACCTGGCCGCTGGAGATGGTCTCCTCGACGGCGTCACGGACGAGCTTGCCGGCGTCCTTCCAGCCCATGTATTCGAGCATCAGGCGACCGGAGAGGATCATCGCGGTCGGGTTGACCTTGTCCTCGCCGGCGTACTTCGGGGCCGAGCCGTGGACGGGCTCTGCGAGACAGCGTGCTTCGCCGAAGTTCGCACCCGGGGCGATGCCGAGCCCGCCGATCTGTGCGCCGGCGGCGTCGGACATGTAGTCCCCGTTGAGGTTCATCGTCGCGATGACATCGTACTCGTCGGTCCGGGTCAGCAGCTGCTGGAGCATGTTGTCGGCGATGCGGTCGTTGACCACCAGCGCGTCTTCGGGGGCCTCGCCGTCGTACTCGTCCCACAGCTGGTCCTCGGTGATGACGGAGTCGTCGTACTCCTCGTCGGCGACCTCGTAGCCCCAGTCGCGGAAGGCGCCCTCGGTGAACTTCATGATGTTGCCCTTGTGGACCAACGTGACCGAGTCACGGTCCTCTTCGAGGGCGTAGTCGATGGCCTCACGGACGAGGCGCTTGGTCCCGAACTCGGTGATCGGCTTGACGCCGATGCCGACCGGGCCGTCGTGGATAGTGCTGTCGAAGCCCATGTCCTCCTCGACGAACTCCTTGACCTCCTGGACCTCGTCGGTGCCGGCCTCCCACTCGATGCCGGCGTACACGTCTTCGGTGTTCTCCCGGAAGGTGACCATGTCCATCTTCTCGGGGCTCTTGACAGGCGACGGGACGCCGTCGAGGTGGTAGGTCGGCCGGACGTTCGCGTAGAGGTCAAGCGTCTTGCGCAGCGCGACGTTCAGCGAGCGGAACCCGGCGCCGACGGGCGTCGTGAGCGGGCCCTTGATCGCGACGTTGAACTCCTTGATCGCCTCGACGGTGTCGTCGGGCAGGTTCTCGTCGTACTTGTCACGGGCCGAGGAGCCGGCGTAGACGCGCATCCAGGAGATGTCGCGCCCGGTCGCGTTCGCGGCGGCTTCGAGGACCTTCTGGGCGGCGGGGCCGACATCGGTCCCGATCCCGTCCCCGTGGATGATGGGGATGATGGGGTTCTCGGGAACGTCGAGTTCGTTGTCGGCTGTGACTTCGATCGGGTTACCCTCGTCGGGCACCTCCACTTTGTCGTAATCGTATCCCATACTGCGGGCATCGATAGTGGGGCGTAAAGAATTGCCGTTTTGCTGCAAGAACGGTAACGTGAGACACACGAACAGGGACGGTCACAGAACGGCGTCGAGCATCGCCCTGAACTCCCGCGGCCCGCTGGAGACGAGCGCCCGGGGGAACCGCCGGCGGGCGTTCCCGACGGCGTCGGAAAGCGCCGCCTCTGCGTCCTCGAAGACGCCTCTCCCGTGGCCGACGATGACTCGCTCGGGATCGAGGTCGGCGAACGTCGCCCGGGGCGGCGACAGGCGTACCAGGACGTTCATCGCCAACCGCTCGCGCCCGACGGTGAACGACTCGCCCGACGAGAGGACATCGGGGACGTACAGCGTGCCGTCGCGCTCGCGGTAGGCGACCGTCTCGCGCCAGGCCCGCAGCGGGTTCAGCCACCGGAGTTCGAAGCCCGCGACCGAGTCGACGACCCGGCGGGTAGGCACGTCCAGCTGCTCGACGACCCGGTTCAGCCCCGTCGGCACCGTCACCGGCACGTCGTGGCGCTCGGCGAAAACCGCTGCGTCCCGGGTGTGGTAGTCCGCGAGGACGGCGACGCCGACAACCTCGCCCAGGTCGGCGTACGCATCGCTCACGTTCGGGGCGTCCAGGGGATCGACGAGCCAGACGCCGCCGTCGTCGTCGCGGATCGCGTGGCTCGTCCGGCAGCCGCCCTCCTCGGGATGGGCCTGCCAGCCGACGCCGTCGGGAAACCGGTCGACGACTCGGAGGTCGGCTGCCTCGTCGCGGGCGTACATCGGCATAGCTGGCACGGCGACAGCCAGCGGAAAAACCGTTCAGGTTCCGGCAGTCGCGTTACTGGATCCGGGTGCCAAGCGGCGCGTCCTCGTGGGTGGTCAGCAGGTCGGCCTCGTCGCCGGCCGCCAGCACCATCCCGTCGGACTCGACGCCGAACAGCTCGGCCTTCTCCATGTTGGCGAGCAGGATGACACGGGTCCCCGGGAGCTCCTCGACATCGTGGAGCTTCGCCAGGCCGGCGACGACCTGCCGGACCTCGTGACCGATGTCGACCTCCAGTTTGAGGAGCTTGTCCGCGCCCTCGACGGGGTCGGCGCTGACGATCTCGCCGACCCGCATGTCGATCCCCTCGAAGTCCTCGAAGCCGATGCGCTCCTCGACGAGCGGTTCGAGGTCGGCAGGCTCGGCTTCGTCGTCCGCGTCCTCGCCGTCTTCGTCGTCCGCACCCTCACCGTCGTCCTCGCTCGCGGCCTCGACGCGGCGCCGGAGCTGCTCCTGGAGCGCTTCGGTGTGGTCGTCCTCGACCTGCTCGAACAGCTCGACGGGCTCGTCGAACTCGGCGGGCGGTTCCGACAGGGCGGTCTCCAGGGTCACGTCGGCGACGGAACCGCGCTCGCCCAGCTGGCCCCACAGGCGCTCGGCCTTGCCGGGCATGACCGGCTGCATGACGACGGCGACGGCCTTCGTCAGTTGCACGCAGTCACGGATGACCTGGGCCGCCTCCTCGGGGTCGTCGCCGACGAGGTTCCAGGGCTCGTTGCGCTGGATGTACTCGTTGCCGTAGTTCGACAGCTCGATCGCTACGTCGGCCAGCGACCGGATGTCGTACTCCCGGACGGCGGTCTCGAACTCGTCGATGGCCGCTTCGATGCGGGCCTCGACATCGTCGCTGACCGCAGCGTCGGGCGTGCCGTCGTAGTTGCGGTGGGCAAAGAGCAGCGACCGGTAGGCGAAGTTCCCGACGTTGCCCACGAGTTCGCCGTTGACCCGCTCGGCGAAACGGTCCCAGGAGAAGTCCACGTCCATCTCCAGGCCCGCGCCGGTGGCGATGTAGTACCGGAACAGGTCCGGGTGGAAACCGGCGTCGAGGTACTCCTCGGCCCAGACCGCGCGGTTCCGGGAAGTCGAGAGGGCTTTCCCGTCGATGCCGACGAAGCCGGTCGCGAGGATGGTTCGGGGCTCGTTGTAGCCCGCGCCCCGCAGCATCGCCGGCCAGAAGACGGCGTGGTGCTGGATGATGTCCCGGCCGATGACGTGGATGATCTCGCCGTTGTCCGCGCTCCAGTCGTCGTCCCACGCGGTGCCGTGCTGGGTCTCGCCGTCGAGTTTCCAGACCGCTTCCCAGTCGTACTCGTCGGCGCCGACCCGCTCTGAGTACTGTTTCGTACTGGCGACGTACTCGATGGGCGCGTCGACCCAGACGTACAGCACGAGGTCGTCGCCGTCGGCGTCTGCGGCTTCGCCGCTTCCTTCTTCACGTTG from Haloarcula pelagica carries:
- a CDS encoding cupin domain-containing protein, yielding MEEVPQAASETVEAVDGVHLTQLAVGERMSAQQVHIEPGAVVPEHSHEHEQIGFVVRGACTFCIGDEEFVISSGDSYVIPSDEPHRVENRTDEPMTGIDVFSPPRANPDWRD
- the icd gene encoding isocitrate dehydrogenase (NADP(+)), with protein sequence MGYDYDKVEVPDEGNPIEVTADNELDVPENPIIPIIHGDGIGTDVGPAAQKVLEAAANATGRDISWMRVYAGSSARDKYDENLPDDTVEAIKEFNVAIKGPLTTPVGAGFRSLNVALRKTLDLYANVRPTYHLDGVPSPVKSPEKMDMVTFRENTEDVYAGIEWEAGTDEVQEVKEFVEEDMGFDSTIHDGPVGIGVKPITEFGTKRLVREAIDYALEEDRDSVTLVHKGNIMKFTEGAFRDWGYEVADEEYDDSVITEDQLWDEYDGEAPEDALVVNDRIADNMLQQLLTRTDEYDVIATMNLNGDYMSDAAGAQIGGLGIAPGANFGEARCLAEPVHGSAPKYAGEDKVNPTAMILSGRLMLEYMGWKDAGKLVRDAVEETISSGQVTYDLERQIEGGTKLATSEFADKVVENIEKLA
- the metG gene encoding methionine--tRNA ligase: MSHDEFPTDQPAVVTCGLPYANGDLHVGHLRTYVDGDALSRALRRIGQQTAFVCGSDMHGTPVAVNAAEKGVEPREFALEYHETYAETFPQFNVEFDNYGHTDDETNTELTQEFVRSWIDNDHVHEKEIQVAWDTEEDQPLPDRFVEGTCPYCGEQARGDECDEGCQRHLEPGEIEDPVSTITGNPAEYREREHKFLRLADFQDYLQGFLDRLEGTDNAQNQPREWVEGELQDLCITRDMDWGIDYPGDSVAPEEQREEGSGEAADADGDDLVLYVWVDAPIEYVASTKQYSERVGADEYDWEAVWKLDGETQHGTAWDDDWSADNGEIIHVIGRDIIQHHAVFWPAMLRGAGYNEPRTILATGFVGIDGKALSTSRNRAVWAEEYLDAGFHPDLFRYYIATGAGLEMDVDFSWDRFAERVNGELVGNVGNFAYRSLLFAHRNYDGTPDAAVSDDVEARIEAAIDEFETAVREYDIRSLADVAIELSNYGNEYIQRNEPWNLVGDDPEEAAQVIRDCVQLTKAVAVVMQPVMPGKAERLWGQLGERGSVADVTLETALSEPPAEFDEPVELFEQVEDDHTEALQEQLRRRVEAASEDDGEGADDEDGEDADDEAEPADLEPLVEERIGFEDFEGIDMRVGEIVSADPVEGADKLLKLEVDIGHEVRQVVAGLAKLHDVEELPGTRVILLANMEKAELFGVESDGMVLAAGDEADLLTTHEDAPLGTRIQ